From a region of the Lactuca sativa cultivar Salinas chromosome 4, Lsat_Salinas_v11, whole genome shotgun sequence genome:
- the LOC128133596 gene encoding uncharacterized protein LOC128133596, producing the protein MMRCGVKEIPERYILKRWRKDVISRNYRFSSVQADSGDCENVKLVNDSYYYSFESCLDIVRDDKKRLALFAEKQQMLLKEFESDYISPRLKSKTDGEVVCKLLDVTIPILEKINIHVPEVQSNKGSGIKKRIPSAGEVAYENSKKEHRICSGCGKRVPHNLRTCPERVGADKSAKDS; encoded by the coding sequence ATGATGAGATGTGGTGTTAAAGAAATTCCTGAAAGGTACATTTTGAAGAGATGGAGAAAGGATGTGATATCAAGAAATTATCGTTTTAGTTCTGTTCAAGCCGATTCAGGTGATTGTGAGAATGTAAAGCTAGTCAATGATTCATATTATTATAGTTTTGAATCATGTTTGGATATTGTAAGAGATGACAAAAAGAGATTGGCTTTGTTTGCTGAGAAGCAACAAATGTTGTTGAAGGAATTTGAGAGTGATTATATTTCTCCTAGATTGAAAAGCAAGACAGATGGTGAAGTTGTATGCAAGCTTTTGGATGTTACTATTCCTATTCTAGAAAAGATTAATATTCATGTTCCTGAAGTTCAAAGCAATAAAGGTTCTGGAATCAAGAAAAGAATTCCAAGTGCAGGTGAAGTAGCATATGAAAATTCTAAAAAGGAACATAGAATCTGTTCAGGATGTGGAAAACGAGTTCCACACAATTTACGTACTTGTCCAGAAAGAGTTGGAGCTGATAAATCAGCAAAAGACAGTTAg